In a genomic window of Chroicocephalus ridibundus chromosome 14, bChrRid1.1, whole genome shotgun sequence:
- the EXOC7 gene encoding exocyst complex component 7 isoform X9: protein MVAGLAAHAPCVPPLPRWRRGSDGGAEASVRGGTERGSAAPAPRGRMIPTEEVSARRREIEDKLKQEEETLSFIKESLEKSDQLTKNMVSILSSFESRLMKLENSIIPVHKQTENLQRLQENVEKTLSCLDHVISYYHVAKDTEKIIKEGPTGRLEEYLNCMDKIQKAVEYFQDNNPDSPELNRVKSLFERGKESLESEFRSLMTRHTKPVPPILILDLISGDDEMETQEEMSLEHLQESVLHDIIRISGWLVENGRNQDFMTVYFQIRSVQLDRSIKGLKDHFRKNSSSTGVPYSPAIQNKRKDTPTKKPVKRPGHEHDLRVKHLSDTLSDKHGPAAGRDDVFDIEIDAYIHCVSAFVKLAQSEYQLLTEIVPEHHQKKTFDSLIQESLDNLIMEGDNIVSAARKAIIRHDYSAVLTIFPILKHLKQMKPEFDQVLQGTAAGTKNKLPGLITSMETTGAKALEEFADNIKNDPDKEYNMPKDGTVHELTSNAILFLQQLLDFQETAGAMLASQETSSSASSYSSEFSRRLLSTYICKVLGNLQLNLLSKSKVYEDPALSAIFLHNNYNYILKSLEKSELIQLVAVTQKTAERSYRELIEQQIQTYQRSWLKVTDYILERNLPVFQPGVKLKDKERQMIKERFKGFNDGLEELCKIQKAWAIPDMEQRDKIRRAQKTIVKETYGAFLNRYSNVPFTKNPEKYIKYQVDQVGEMIEKLFDTSA from the exons ATGGTGGCTGGCCTCGCTGCGCATGCGCCCTGTGTGCCGCCGCTCCCAAGATGGCGCCGGGGCAGTGACGGCGGAGCGGAAGCCAGTGTCCGCGGAGGGACTGAACGGGGGAGCGCGGCTCCGGCGCCCCGCGGCAGGATGATCCCCACCGAGGAGGTATCGGCCCGCAGGAGGGAGATCGAGGACAAGCTCAAGCAG GAGGAAGAAACTCTGTCCTTTATCAAAGAGAGCCTTGAGAAGAGTGACCAGCTTACAAAGAACATG GTTTCTATTCTCTCCTCGTTTGAAAGTCGTTTGATGAAGCTGGAGAACTCGATCATCCCTGTCCATAAACAGACAGAGAACCTGCAGCGCTTGCAGGAGAATGTGGAGAAGACCCTGTCCTGCTTGGATCACGTCATCAGTTACTACCATGTAGCGAAGGACACAGAGAAGATCATAAAGGAAGG cccCACTGGGAGGCTGGAGGAATACTTGAATTGCATGGACAAAATCCAGAAGGCAGTGGAATACTTCCAGGACAACAATCCAGACAGCCCGGAGCTGAACCGTGTG AAATCCCTCTTTGAGAGGGGCAAGGAGTCCCTGGAATCAGAGTTCCGCAGCTTGATGACACGACACACCAAGCCGGTCCCACCCATCCTCATCCTGGACCTGATCAGCGGGGACGATGAAATGGAGACACAGGAGGAGATGTCTCTGGAGCACCTCCAGGAGAGTGTCCTGCATGATATCATCCGCATTTCTGGCTGGCTGGTGGAAAATGGCAGGAATCAAG ATTTCATGACTGTTTACTTCCAAATCCGCTCTGTCCAGCTTGACCGCTCCATCAAGGGGCTGAAAGATCATTTCCGTAAGAACAGCTCCTCCACCGGGGTGCCGTATTCCCCTGCCATTCAGAACAAAAGGAAGGACACCCCCACCAAAAAGCCAGTCAAGAGACCAG GTCATGAGCATGATTTACGAGTTAAACACCTTTCCGATACCCTGAGCGACAAGCATGGTCCAGCTGCTG GGAGGGATGACGTCTTCGACATCGAGATTGATGCGTACATTCACTGCGTTAGTGCCTTTGTCAAACTGGCCCAGAGTGAATACCAGCTCCTGACAGAAATTGTCCCAGAGCACCACCAGAAGAAGACTTTTGATTCTCTCATCCAG GAGTCATTAGATAACTTGATCATGGAGGGGGATAACATAGTCTCAGCTGCCCGGAAAGCCATCATCCGACATGACTATTCGGCTGTACTCACAATCTTCCCCATCCTTAAGCATCTGAAGCAGATGAAGCCAGAATTTGACCAGGTTTTGCAG GGAACCGCAGCAGGCACTAAGAACAAACTACCAGGGCTGATCACTTCCATGGAGACCACTGGTGCAAAGGCACTGGAAGAGTTTGCAGACAACATTAAG AATGATCCGGACAAGGAATATAACATGCCAAAAGATGGAACAGTTCACGAACTCACCAGCAAC GCTATCCTTTTCCTACAGCAATTGTTGGATTTCCAGGAGACAGCGGGTGCCATGCTGGCATCACAAG agaccAGCTCTTCAGCTAGTAGTTACAGTTCGGAGTTCAGCAGGCGGCTGCTGAGCACCTACATCT GCAAAGTGCTGGGCAACTTGCAGCTTAACCTTCTTAGTAAATCCAAGGTTTATGAAGACCCAGCTTTGAGTGCCATTTTTCTGCACAACAACTACAACTACATTCTGAAATCCCTGGAGAA gTCCGAGCTGATCCAGTTGGTAGCTGTGACACAGAAGACAGCTGAGAGGTCTTACCGGGAGCTCATTGAACAGCAGATCCAGACCTACCAGCGCAG CTGGCTGAAGGTGACAGATTACATCCTGGAGAGAAACCTGCCTGTCTTTCAGCCAGGAGTGAAG CTCAAGGATAAGGAGAGGCAGATGATAAAGGAGCGCTTTAAG GGTTTTAATGACGGGCTGGAAGAGCTGTGTAAGATCCAGAAGGCCTGGGCAATCCCAGACATGGAGCAACGGGACAAAATCCGCCGGGCACAGAAAACCATTGTGAAAGAGACCTATGGTGCCTTCTTGAACAG ATACAGCAATGTGCCCTTCACCAAGAACCCTGAGAAGTACATCAAATACCAGGTCGACCAGGTGGGAGAGATGATTGAGAAGCTGTTTGACACATCAGCGTAA
- the EXOC7 gene encoding exocyst complex component 7 isoform X8 — protein sequence MVAGLAAHAPCVPPLPRWRRGSDGGAEASVRGGTERGSAAPAPRGRMIPTEEVSARRREIEDKLKQEEETLSFIKESLEKSDQLTKNMVSILSSFESRLMKLENSIIPVHKQTENLQRLQENVEKTLSCLDHVISYYHVAKDTEKIIKEGPTGRLEEYLNCMDKIQKAVEYFQDNNPDSPELNRVKSLFERGKESLESEFRSLMTRHTKPVPPILILDLISGDDEMETQEEMSLEHLQESVLHDIIRISGWLVENGRNQDFMTVYFQIRSVQLDRSIKGLKDHFRKNSSSTGVPYSPAIQNKRKDTPTKKPVKRPGTIRKAQNLLKQYSQHGLDGKKGASNLIPMEGRDDVFDIEIDAYIHCVSAFVKLAQSEYQLLTEIVPEHHQKKTFDSLIQESLDNLIMEGDNIVSAARKAIIRHDYSAVLTIFPILKHLKQMKPEFDQVLQGTAAGTKNKLPGLITSMETTGAKALEEFADNIKNDPDKEYNMPKDGTVHELTSNAILFLQQLLDFQETAGAMLASQETSSSASSYSSEFSRRLLSTYICKVLGNLQLNLLSKSKVYEDPALSAIFLHNNYNYILKSLEKSELIQLVAVTQKTAERSYRELIEQQIQTYQRSWLKVTDYILERNLPVFQPGVKLKDKERQMIKERFKGFNDGLEELCKIQKAWAIPDMEQRDKIRRAQKTIVKETYGAFLNRYSNVPFTKNPEKYIKYQVDQVGEMIEKLFDTSA from the exons ATGGTGGCTGGCCTCGCTGCGCATGCGCCCTGTGTGCCGCCGCTCCCAAGATGGCGCCGGGGCAGTGACGGCGGAGCGGAAGCCAGTGTCCGCGGAGGGACTGAACGGGGGAGCGCGGCTCCGGCGCCCCGCGGCAGGATGATCCCCACCGAGGAGGTATCGGCCCGCAGGAGGGAGATCGAGGACAAGCTCAAGCAG GAGGAAGAAACTCTGTCCTTTATCAAAGAGAGCCTTGAGAAGAGTGACCAGCTTACAAAGAACATG GTTTCTATTCTCTCCTCGTTTGAAAGTCGTTTGATGAAGCTGGAGAACTCGATCATCCCTGTCCATAAACAGACAGAGAACCTGCAGCGCTTGCAGGAGAATGTGGAGAAGACCCTGTCCTGCTTGGATCACGTCATCAGTTACTACCATGTAGCGAAGGACACAGAGAAGATCATAAAGGAAGG cccCACTGGGAGGCTGGAGGAATACTTGAATTGCATGGACAAAATCCAGAAGGCAGTGGAATACTTCCAGGACAACAATCCAGACAGCCCGGAGCTGAACCGTGTG AAATCCCTCTTTGAGAGGGGCAAGGAGTCCCTGGAATCAGAGTTCCGCAGCTTGATGACACGACACACCAAGCCGGTCCCACCCATCCTCATCCTGGACCTGATCAGCGGGGACGATGAAATGGAGACACAGGAGGAGATGTCTCTGGAGCACCTCCAGGAGAGTGTCCTGCATGATATCATCCGCATTTCTGGCTGGCTGGTGGAAAATGGCAGGAATCAAG ATTTCATGACTGTTTACTTCCAAATCCGCTCTGTCCAGCTTGACCGCTCCATCAAGGGGCTGAAAGATCATTTCCGTAAGAACAGCTCCTCCACCGGGGTGCCGTATTCCCCTGCCATTCAGAACAAAAGGAAGGACACCCCCACCAAAAAGCCAGTCAAGAGACCAG GCACGATCCGTAAGGCTCAGAACCTTCTGAAACAGTACTCTCAGCATGGTCTAGATGGGAAAAAGGGGGCCTCTAACCTCATTCCTATGGAAG GGAGGGATGACGTCTTCGACATCGAGATTGATGCGTACATTCACTGCGTTAGTGCCTTTGTCAAACTGGCCCAGAGTGAATACCAGCTCCTGACAGAAATTGTCCCAGAGCACCACCAGAAGAAGACTTTTGATTCTCTCATCCAG GAGTCATTAGATAACTTGATCATGGAGGGGGATAACATAGTCTCAGCTGCCCGGAAAGCCATCATCCGACATGACTATTCGGCTGTACTCACAATCTTCCCCATCCTTAAGCATCTGAAGCAGATGAAGCCAGAATTTGACCAGGTTTTGCAG GGAACCGCAGCAGGCACTAAGAACAAACTACCAGGGCTGATCACTTCCATGGAGACCACTGGTGCAAAGGCACTGGAAGAGTTTGCAGACAACATTAAG AATGATCCGGACAAGGAATATAACATGCCAAAAGATGGAACAGTTCACGAACTCACCAGCAAC GCTATCCTTTTCCTACAGCAATTGTTGGATTTCCAGGAGACAGCGGGTGCCATGCTGGCATCACAAG agaccAGCTCTTCAGCTAGTAGTTACAGTTCGGAGTTCAGCAGGCGGCTGCTGAGCACCTACATCT GCAAAGTGCTGGGCAACTTGCAGCTTAACCTTCTTAGTAAATCCAAGGTTTATGAAGACCCAGCTTTGAGTGCCATTTTTCTGCACAACAACTACAACTACATTCTGAAATCCCTGGAGAA gTCCGAGCTGATCCAGTTGGTAGCTGTGACACAGAAGACAGCTGAGAGGTCTTACCGGGAGCTCATTGAACAGCAGATCCAGACCTACCAGCGCAG CTGGCTGAAGGTGACAGATTACATCCTGGAGAGAAACCTGCCTGTCTTTCAGCCAGGAGTGAAG CTCAAGGATAAGGAGAGGCAGATGATAAAGGAGCGCTTTAAG GGTTTTAATGACGGGCTGGAAGAGCTGTGTAAGATCCAGAAGGCCTGGGCAATCCCAGACATGGAGCAACGGGACAAAATCCGCCGGGCACAGAAAACCATTGTGAAAGAGACCTATGGTGCCTTCTTGAACAG ATACAGCAATGTGCCCTTCACCAAGAACCCTGAGAAGTACATCAAATACCAGGTCGACCAGGTGGGAGAGATGATTGAGAAGCTGTTTGACACATCAGCGTAA
- the EXOC7 gene encoding exocyst complex component 7 isoform X6 has product MVAGLAAHAPCVPPLPRWRRGSDGGAEASVRGGTERGSAAPAPRGRMIPTEEVSARRREIEDKLKQEEETLSFIKESLEKSDQLTKNMVSILSSFESRLMKLENSIIPVHKQTENLQRLQENVEKTLSCLDHVISYYHVAKDTEKIIKEGPTGRLEEYLNCMDKIQKAVEYFQDNNPDSPELNRVKSLFERGKESLESEFRSLMTRHTKPVPPILILDLISGDDEMETQEEMSLEHLQESVLHDIIRISGWLVENGRNQDFMTVYFQIRSVQLDRSIKGLKDHFRKNSSSTGVPYSPAIQNKRKDTPTKKPVKRPGTIRKAQNLLKQYSQHGLDGKKGASNLIPMEGRDDVFDIEIDAYIHCVSAFVKLAQSEYQLLTEIVPEHHQKKTFDSLIQESLDNLIMEGDNIVSAARKAIIRHDYSAVLTIFPILKHLKQMKPEFDQVLQGTAAGTKNKLPGLITSMETTGAKALEEFADNIKNDPDKEYNMPKDGTVHELTSNAILFLQQLLDFQETAGAMLASQVLGDTYNIPLDPRETSSSASSYSSEFSRRLLSTYICKVLGNLQLNLLSKSKVYEDPALSAIFLHNNYNYILKSLEKSELIQLVAVTQKTAERSYRELIEQQIQTYQRSWLKVTDYILERNLPVFQPGVKLKDKERQMIKERFKGFNDGLEELCKIQKAWAIPDMEQRDKIRRAQKTIVKETYGAFLNRYSNVPFTKNPEKYIKYQVDQVGEMIEKLFDTSA; this is encoded by the exons ATGGTGGCTGGCCTCGCTGCGCATGCGCCCTGTGTGCCGCCGCTCCCAAGATGGCGCCGGGGCAGTGACGGCGGAGCGGAAGCCAGTGTCCGCGGAGGGACTGAACGGGGGAGCGCGGCTCCGGCGCCCCGCGGCAGGATGATCCCCACCGAGGAGGTATCGGCCCGCAGGAGGGAGATCGAGGACAAGCTCAAGCAG GAGGAAGAAACTCTGTCCTTTATCAAAGAGAGCCTTGAGAAGAGTGACCAGCTTACAAAGAACATG GTTTCTATTCTCTCCTCGTTTGAAAGTCGTTTGATGAAGCTGGAGAACTCGATCATCCCTGTCCATAAACAGACAGAGAACCTGCAGCGCTTGCAGGAGAATGTGGAGAAGACCCTGTCCTGCTTGGATCACGTCATCAGTTACTACCATGTAGCGAAGGACACAGAGAAGATCATAAAGGAAGG cccCACTGGGAGGCTGGAGGAATACTTGAATTGCATGGACAAAATCCAGAAGGCAGTGGAATACTTCCAGGACAACAATCCAGACAGCCCGGAGCTGAACCGTGTG AAATCCCTCTTTGAGAGGGGCAAGGAGTCCCTGGAATCAGAGTTCCGCAGCTTGATGACACGACACACCAAGCCGGTCCCACCCATCCTCATCCTGGACCTGATCAGCGGGGACGATGAAATGGAGACACAGGAGGAGATGTCTCTGGAGCACCTCCAGGAGAGTGTCCTGCATGATATCATCCGCATTTCTGGCTGGCTGGTGGAAAATGGCAGGAATCAAG ATTTCATGACTGTTTACTTCCAAATCCGCTCTGTCCAGCTTGACCGCTCCATCAAGGGGCTGAAAGATCATTTCCGTAAGAACAGCTCCTCCACCGGGGTGCCGTATTCCCCTGCCATTCAGAACAAAAGGAAGGACACCCCCACCAAAAAGCCAGTCAAGAGACCAG GCACGATCCGTAAGGCTCAGAACCTTCTGAAACAGTACTCTCAGCATGGTCTAGATGGGAAAAAGGGGGCCTCTAACCTCATTCCTATGGAAG GGAGGGATGACGTCTTCGACATCGAGATTGATGCGTACATTCACTGCGTTAGTGCCTTTGTCAAACTGGCCCAGAGTGAATACCAGCTCCTGACAGAAATTGTCCCAGAGCACCACCAGAAGAAGACTTTTGATTCTCTCATCCAG GAGTCATTAGATAACTTGATCATGGAGGGGGATAACATAGTCTCAGCTGCCCGGAAAGCCATCATCCGACATGACTATTCGGCTGTACTCACAATCTTCCCCATCCTTAAGCATCTGAAGCAGATGAAGCCAGAATTTGACCAGGTTTTGCAG GGAACCGCAGCAGGCACTAAGAACAAACTACCAGGGCTGATCACTTCCATGGAGACCACTGGTGCAAAGGCACTGGAAGAGTTTGCAGACAACATTAAG AATGATCCGGACAAGGAATATAACATGCCAAAAGATGGAACAGTTCACGAACTCACCAGCAAC GCTATCCTTTTCCTACAGCAATTGTTGGATTTCCAGGAGACAGCGGGTGCCATGCTGGCATCACAAG TTCTTGGGGACACATACAATATTCCTTTAGATCCCAGAG agaccAGCTCTTCAGCTAGTAGTTACAGTTCGGAGTTCAGCAGGCGGCTGCTGAGCACCTACATCT GCAAAGTGCTGGGCAACTTGCAGCTTAACCTTCTTAGTAAATCCAAGGTTTATGAAGACCCAGCTTTGAGTGCCATTTTTCTGCACAACAACTACAACTACATTCTGAAATCCCTGGAGAA gTCCGAGCTGATCCAGTTGGTAGCTGTGACACAGAAGACAGCTGAGAGGTCTTACCGGGAGCTCATTGAACAGCAGATCCAGACCTACCAGCGCAG CTGGCTGAAGGTGACAGATTACATCCTGGAGAGAAACCTGCCTGTCTTTCAGCCAGGAGTGAAG CTCAAGGATAAGGAGAGGCAGATGATAAAGGAGCGCTTTAAG GGTTTTAATGACGGGCTGGAAGAGCTGTGTAAGATCCAGAAGGCCTGGGCAATCCCAGACATGGAGCAACGGGACAAAATCCGCCGGGCACAGAAAACCATTGTGAAAGAGACCTATGGTGCCTTCTTGAACAG ATACAGCAATGTGCCCTTCACCAAGAACCCTGAGAAGTACATCAAATACCAGGTCGACCAGGTGGGAGAGATGATTGAGAAGCTGTTTGACACATCAGCGTAA